The Thermococcus sp. region ATAGTTCTTGCAGGAGGAGAACCACTGCTTTATCCAAAGATTATCGAACTTGTGAATTACATAGTCTCCAATGGTAGCGAAGCGCATGTAACCACTAATGGATATCTTCACAACACTTTACAGGCCTTAATAAATAGCGTAGAAAATCCAGAACTTCTTAGAGTCGCTGTAAGCATTTACGGTCCAGAGGTATATCATGATAGTTTCTGTGGTGTGCGAGGCGCATACAACAAAGCTATTAAATCCCTTGAAATTTGTATCAAACATGGGATAATAACAACGGTAAACTTTACAGTAACTAAAGGGAATATAAGATATGTTTTTGATTATTTAAATATGGCAGAAAACATGGGAGCAAATGTGTTCAAAGTTAGAACCCCAAACCCAATTGGGAGAGCAACCACGAGTAAAGACATTTTCTTGAGTACAGATGAATGGTTTACTATTTTAAAGGAATTAGTTGAAGAAAAAGAAAAAAGAAACATTGAGATAGAATTTGCAGACCCACTGTGGGTGAGATTTGACAAAGAACTCATCAGCGCATTTAAAACCAAGATACTATCTAAAGGTATAAAAATTACTGCCGGATGTACAGCAGGTATTTCATCCCTGTATATAAGTTCTGATGGCTCTGTCCGGCCCTGTGCATACTTTCCATACAACTTGGGATCCATAAAAGAGACTACAATATCTAGACTATGGGAGGAACATCCATTACTCAACTCACTAAGGAAAAGAGAATTACATGGGGAATGCGGAGAATGCACATTAAGGGGTATTTGCGGTGGATGCAGAGGAAGAACCTTTTGCTTAACTGGTGATCCAATGGCTTCGGATTCATATTGTATGAGACCAGTACAACTTTAAAACGGCTAGGGGGTGTGTATTTTGGAGAGGATATATAATAAAAAGCCCAAAGTGGTGGAGGGGATCATAGCGATTAAAGAAGAGGAGAAAATAAAATTGTTCAACCCTAAAACTGGTAAAAAGCACGTATTGAACACTACTGGTAAGTACATATTTCAATTATGTGATGGGGAAAAAACTGTAGAAGATATATGGAAACTAGTTGTACGGGATTTTAATTGTTCACATACCGAAAAAGTGAAAGAAGATGTTTGTAGATTCTTATACTTACTGGCGAAGAGGGGATACATTGAATTCAAAGAATAGGAGGGGTGTTAAATGGAAGCATGTCTCTTTCCCGAAATAGAAATAACAACCGCGTGCAATCTCCAATGCAGGCATTGTAGGGTACCTGCAACATCTCCAGATTTTATGAGTCCTACTCTATTTAAGAGAATTATTGAGAATCTTGTGAAGATTGATATTCCCTATTTAACATTAAGTGGTGGCGAACCACTTTTACATCCAGATTTGTTTCAATTTTTGGATATTAGTTTTGAGAATGATATAGAGCAAGTAGGCATTATGACAAATGTTACATTATTGAATAATAAAATGTTAAACAAACTAGAGAGATATAAACGATATGGGGAAGTTTGCATAGGCACTAGTATTGATGGGTTTCAAGAGATTCATGATTGGTACCGGAATAAAAAAGGAGCATTCAACAAAACACTA contains the following coding sequences:
- a CDS encoding radical SAM protein, with amino-acid sequence MQKDIPSLDIIEIDLTNKCNFMCRHCRANARDIKKEYNEFDYNLLIRTIDELIDLDVPTIVLAGGEPLLYPKIIELVNYIVSNGSEAHVTTNGYLHNTLQALINSVENPELLRVAVSIYGPEVYHDSFCGVRGAYNKAIKSLEICIKHGIITTVNFTVTKGNIRYVFDYLNMAENMGANVFKVRTPNPIGRATTSKDIFLSTDEWFTILKELVEEKEKRNIEIEFADPLWVRFDKELISAFKTKILSKGIKITAGCTAGISSLYISSDGSVRPCAYFPYNLGSIKETTISRLWEEHPLLNSLRKRELHGECGECTLRGICGGCRGRTFCLTGDPMASDSYCMRPVQL
- a CDS encoding PqqD family protein; translation: MERIYNKKPKVVEGIIAIKEEEKIKLFNPKTGKKHVLNTTGKYIFQLCDGEKTVEDIWKLVVRDFNCSHTEKVKEDVCRFLYLLAKRGYIEFKE